Proteins co-encoded in one uncultured Draconibacterium sp. genomic window:
- a CDS encoding RNA polymerase sigma factor: protein MTQIQFNNALLGLSDKLHYYALSLTADSERADDLLQETFLKALTYRDKFTQNTNFKAWIYTIMKNTFINDYRRNVKTKNTFDGSNNDFHLMFSKDKVYPAPDSFYSSKEINKSINALEDEYRVPFRMFLEGYKYKEIAEKLDLPLGTVKSRIFFTRKKLEKALNEYSEN, encoded by the coding sequence ATGACTCAGATTCAATTTAATAACGCTTTACTCGGCTTGAGTGACAAATTGCATTACTATGCACTAAGTTTAACTGCTGACTCGGAAAGAGCTGACGATCTGTTACAAGAGACTTTCCTTAAGGCATTAACTTATCGTGACAAGTTTACACAGAACACGAATTTCAAGGCATGGATTTACACCATTATGAAGAACACCTTCATTAATGATTACCGTAGAAACGTTAAAACAAAGAACACGTTTGATGGTTCAAATAACGATTTCCATCTGATGTTTTCGAAAGATAAAGTTTATCCTGCTCCGGATTCGTTCTACAGTTCAAAAGAAATTAACAAGAGCATTAATGCTTTAGAAGATGAATATCGCGTTCCTTTCCGCATGTTTTTAGAAGGATACAAATACAAAGAGATTGCAGAAAAGCTCGACTTACCTTTAGGTACTGTTAAAAGCCGCATTTTCTTTACCCGCAAGAAACTGGAAAAGGCATTAAACGAATATTCAGAAAATTAA
- a CDS encoding response regulator transcription factor: MMEKTTAILVDDEKQSLNRMADLLKLFPHINIIHKEFDPEAAIDRIVKCKPALVFIDVEMPGLTGFEVVKQIRERFVFPEFIFVTAYSQYAIKAIKAEAFDYLLKPVDIDDLHECLERFDQKQNHFPHIENSVLSDREKEIACLLCKGKTSQEIADTLFISKHTADTHRRRILEKLGVRSTAELIVMWNGGSS; encoded by the coding sequence ATGATGGAAAAAACAACAGCGATATTAGTCGACGATGAAAAACAATCCTTAAACCGGATGGCCGATTTGCTTAAGCTATTTCCACACATCAACATCATCCACAAAGAATTTGATCCCGAAGCCGCAATCGATCGTATTGTTAAATGTAAACCTGCCCTTGTTTTTATCGATGTTGAAATGCCCGGATTAACGGGTTTCGAGGTCGTAAAACAGATTCGCGAACGATTTGTATTTCCTGAGTTTATTTTTGTTACCGCTTACAGCCAGTATGCGATAAAAGCCATTAAAGCCGAAGCTTTTGACTATTTGCTGAAGCCCGTAGATATTGATGATCTTCATGAATGCCTTGAGCGCTTCGACCAAAAACAGAACCACTTCCCACATATTGAAAACTCGGTGCTAAGCGACCGCGAAAAAGAAATTGCCTGCCTGCTTTGTAAAGGAAAAACTTCGCAGGAAATAGCCGATACACTATTTATAAGTAAACATACTGCCGATACTCACCGGCGAAGGATTCTGGAGAAATTAGGAGTGAGATCGACTGCAGAGCTTATTGTTATGTGGAACGGAGGTTCTTCCTGA
- a CDS encoding 3'-5' exonuclease, which produces MFSIIDIETTGQSYKNGKITEIAIYQHNGQKVTDSFSTLINPEMDIPFFITELTGINNEMVRTAPKFYQVAKKIIEMTMGRTFVAHNANFDYKFIKEEYARLGYNYHRKTMCTVKLSRKLLPGHPSYSLGKLCADLGIEINGRHRAAGDALATARLFDILVERNDSLGNPKAVNNYKLF; this is translated from the coding sequence TTGTTCTCAATAATCGATATAGAAACTACCGGTCAAAGTTATAAAAACGGCAAAATTACCGAAATTGCTATTTATCAACACAACGGGCAGAAGGTGACCGACTCTTTTTCAACCCTCATTAACCCAGAAATGGACATCCCCTTTTTTATTACCGAGCTAACCGGAATAAATAATGAGATGGTAAGAACTGCTCCCAAATTTTATCAAGTGGCCAAAAAAATTATTGAAATGACGATGGGTCGAACTTTTGTTGCCCATAATGCCAATTTCGATTACAAGTTTATAAAAGAAGAATATGCGCGCCTTGGTTACAACTATCATCGGAAAACAATGTGCACAGTAAAACTATCGCGAAAACTGCTCCCCGGACATCCGTCCTATTCGCTAGGGAAGCTATGCGCAGATTTAGGAATTGAAATTAATGGCAGGCACCGCGCTGCTGGCGATGCACTAGCCACTGCAAGACTTTTTGATATTCTTGTTGAACGAAACGACTCGCTGGGAAACCCAAAAGCCGTTAACAATTATAAACTTTTTTAA
- a CDS encoding DUF5606 domain-containing protein, with protein MLKGILAISGHSGLFKMVAESKNSIIVESLDTKKRIPVYSTAKVSALEDIAIYTYENDVPLKDVFKAISDAEDGGAAISHKASGNELKAYLEKVLPDYDQDRVYVSDIKKVLQWYNALQEKDMLDFSEPEEDEATEEKAD; from the coding sequence ATGTTAAAAGGTATATTAGCAATTTCAGGTCATTCGGGACTCTTTAAAATGGTTGCCGAAAGCAAAAACAGCATTATTGTTGAATCGTTAGACACAAAAAAACGTATACCGGTTTACTCAACCGCAAAGGTATCGGCATTGGAAGATATAGCCATTTACACCTACGAAAATGATGTGCCGTTGAAAGATGTTTTTAAAGCCATTTCTGATGCCGAAGATGGTGGAGCAGCCATTTCGCACAAAGCGTCAGGTAATGAATTAAAGGCTTATTTAGAGAAAGTACTACCCGATTATGATCAGGATCGCGTATATGTTTCTGATATAAAGAAGGTATTACAGTGGTACAATGCCTTACAGGAAAAGGATATGCTTGACTTTTCAGAACCAGAGGAGGACGAAGCTACAGAAGAAAAGGCGGATTAA
- a CDS encoding TonB-dependent receptor, producing MKNLKFNHDAQSVLTFRKWGRKNYSSFLTVRKQVVISVLSVVYFLSTPAITMATVQDTSEVKMEYDLDEIEVSAQRTPALYSQVARIISVIERKEIEAAPAQSVQDLLEYVAAIDVRQRGTEGVQADVSVRGGTFDQTLILLNGINITDPQTGHHNLNLPVSLAQIERIEILEGPAARVYGPNAFSGAINIVTRQSANSEISAAVSGGSFGYFDGNLSGSFSTGKMQHMFAFNGKRSGGYTSNTDFDESNGFYSNQLNTEKGVLKFQLGLSEKGFGANSFYSPKYPNQYEATKTLFTSLKWEGNGPLHLTPVVYYRRHHDRFELYRTDKYQSTDDGYNVWQNDTLPGWYTGHNYHLTNVYGANLNSWVKWGAGKTAFGVEFRRGQIYSNTLGQDMDEPKDVPGEDAQFTKSDDRNTVSGFLEHAYYINEWTFTAGLMANYISGSDLGLNVFPGIDISYNVSDAVKLYSSYNTSLRMPTFTDLYYVGPSNIGNPDLKPEKSATLEGGLKLRSKLVRGHAVLFYRHGKDIIDWVKEDPTSEIWQPQNLTEINNLGTEIQSQVLLRNELGKQYPNIQISYLYNNVEKGNADFVSNYALDNLKHKLVGSVSEQLLKGLTLDLRFVFQDREGSYTQFENKVPVGEVAYDPFWVFDGKLSYRRNQFSVFASVNNIFDKQYNDIGNVIQPGRWFKTGMIYKIGFN from the coding sequence ATGAAAAATTTAAAGTTTAATCATGATGCGCAATCTGTTTTAACTTTCAGAAAGTGGGGGAGGAAGAACTATTCTTCTTTTCTAACGGTCAGAAAACAAGTTGTCATTTCAGTATTGTCGGTGGTGTATTTCCTATCAACACCGGCTATTACAATGGCGACTGTTCAGGATACTTCTGAAGTTAAAATGGAATACGACCTTGATGAGATCGAGGTTAGTGCGCAACGAACGCCTGCATTGTATTCGCAGGTTGCACGGATTATTTCCGTGATTGAGCGAAAAGAAATTGAGGCGGCGCCGGCTCAAAGTGTTCAGGACCTGTTAGAGTATGTTGCAGCAATTGACGTGCGGCAACGGGGAACTGAAGGAGTACAGGCGGACGTTAGTGTTCGCGGTGGTACTTTCGACCAAACGTTAATCCTGCTGAACGGCATCAACATCACCGACCCGCAAACCGGGCATCACAATTTAAATCTACCAGTTAGTTTAGCCCAAATCGAGCGAATTGAAATCCTTGAAGGACCGGCTGCACGTGTTTACGGGCCCAATGCTTTTTCGGGGGCTATTAATATTGTAACACGTCAGTCTGCAAATTCCGAAATCTCTGCTGCTGTATCGGGTGGTAGCTTTGGGTATTTCGATGGAAATCTTTCGGGCTCGTTCTCAACCGGCAAAATGCAGCATATGTTTGCTTTTAACGGAAAACGATCGGGCGGTTACACCAGTAACACCGATTTTGATGAATCGAACGGGTTTTATTCCAATCAGTTGAATACCGAAAAAGGTGTGTTGAAATTTCAATTGGGCCTATCGGAAAAGGGATTTGGCGCAAACAGCTTTTACTCGCCAAAATATCCGAACCAGTACGAAGCCACAAAAACGTTATTCACCTCGCTGAAATGGGAAGGAAACGGACCATTGCACCTCACTCCGGTGGTTTATTACAGGCGCCATCACGATCGGTTTGAATTGTACCGAACCGACAAGTATCAATCAACGGATGACGGTTATAATGTTTGGCAGAACGATACTTTGCCGGGCTGGTATACCGGGCACAATTATCATCTAACCAATGTTTATGGTGCTAACCTGAACTCGTGGGTAAAATGGGGGGCCGGAAAAACTGCTTTTGGTGTTGAATTCCGCCGCGGACAAATTTATAGTAATACGCTCGGTCAGGATATGGACGAGCCAAAAGATGTGCCGGGAGAAGATGCACAGTTTACTAAATCTGATGACCGGAATACGGTTTCCGGCTTTTTGGAGCACGCATACTATATTAATGAGTGGACTTTTACCGCCGGACTGATGGCGAATTACATTTCAGGAAGTGATCTGGGATTAAATGTCTTTCCTGGAATTGATATAAGTTATAATGTATCGGATGCAGTTAAACTGTACTCCAGTTATAACACGTCGTTGCGCATGCCAACTTTTACCGATTTGTATTATGTTGGTCCATCGAATATTGGTAACCCCGATTTGAAACCTGAAAAATCCGCCACATTAGAAGGTGGTTTAAAACTTCGATCGAAACTGGTGCGTGGACATGCTGTATTGTTTTACCGCCATGGAAAAGATATCATCGATTGGGTAAAGGAAGATCCGACCTCGGAAATCTGGCAACCGCAAAACCTGACTGAGATCAATAACCTGGGAACCGAGATTCAGTCGCAGGTTTTGTTGCGAAATGAGCTTGGAAAACAATATCCCAATATTCAAATCAGTTACCTATATAATAATGTAGAAAAAGGAAATGCCGATTTTGTATCGAATTATGCGTTGGATAACCTGAAACATAAACTGGTTGGTTCGGTTAGCGAACAATTGCTAAAAGGTTTGACTCTTGATTTGCGCTTCGTTTTCCAAGACAGGGAGGGAAGTTACACTCAATTCGAGAATAAAGTGCCGGTTGGAGAAGTGGCTTACGATCCATTCTGGGTTTTCGATGGCAAGTTGAGTTACCGGAGAAATCAGTTCTCGGTTTTTGCTTCGGTAAACAATATTTTCGATAAACAGTACAACGATATTGGTAACGTAATTCAGCCGGGGCGTTGGTTTAAAACTGGGATGATATATAAAATAGGATTTAATTAA
- a CDS encoding DJ-1 family glyoxalase III codes for MKKITVHLADGFEEIEAISIIDVLRRAGFHVTIVSMNKSMEVNGAHEITVKADVLFEDLDYDNIDMIVLPGGMPGAANLKAHSGLREQILNFNDMKKPLAAICAAPMVFGNLGLLKEKQATCYPGFEDELHGAIITGEAVAEAGNIITGKGAGVAIKFALKIVEKFNGKEVADDLGAKMIVQ; via the coding sequence ATGAAAAAAATTACAGTTCATTTAGCCGACGGATTTGAAGAAATTGAAGCCATAAGTATTATTGATGTACTTCGTAGAGCAGGTTTTCACGTTACTATTGTTTCCATGAACAAATCGATGGAAGTAAATGGAGCACACGAAATTACCGTAAAAGCCGATGTACTGTTTGAGGATCTGGATTACGATAACATCGATATGATTGTACTTCCGGGAGGAATGCCGGGGGCTGCAAACTTAAAAGCACACAGTGGACTGCGGGAACAAATCCTAAACTTTAATGATATGAAAAAGCCACTGGCCGCTATTTGTGCGGCTCCAATGGTTTTCGGAAATCTGGGTTTGCTGAAAGAAAAACAGGCAACTTGTTACCCGGGATTTGAAGATGAATTACATGGCGCAATTATTACCGGAGAAGCTGTAGCCGAAGCGGGCAATATAATTACCGGAAAAGGTGCTGGTGTTGCCATCAAATTTGCTCTTAAAATTGTAGAGAAGTTTAATGGAAAAGAAGTTGCTGATGATTTGGGTGCCAAAATGATTGTACAATAA
- a CDS encoding choice-of-anchor D domain-containing protein — MKNIYLLFLIALLNVGTVEGADFEQTYDGSYHSENEVSTVSQKYTFRVKNVPNGYYHRIFVNEVYDEDQGYKKETLYSNPSFSVYIYKNEVKKIEIQILDDNYNYISSHEWYFKEPPPSLSVTKNVKDFGDVTLGSNPSTKTFTFSINNDGGGTLTGKISTSASWLRVSSETFSLTATQGKQITVTATTTGLAVGDHSSKIYITSNGSDYSWTAATVNIVKTTGDLKIQVKNARGNLQANAKVILFENLSDSWHEISDKKYTNSSGETSYWELPAGAYNAEVYYDGGGGNEFWVSAWDDSEGAITLNAGDSKTYTMQRNEPYAYDYKVFDDTGNEITGEEIPVGTTITHRVYITNTSSTDRVVMVKICSNKDKNTDWNYSSNAVEIASNSNLSFDLEQTIEEAVTYYRKVKVETLVHSYTQTDWWNWDTSVTGKEKVAADISIDPISSVTRGVQFKVTCNVTNSGSSSRTFNVGAEIKDGETKLYSFAARETPTIAAGQTEQVPYYYTIPDDWEPKEYTFNAAVWDGTPGAESREWLAGDDETFTVNNPDAAQIIEFTVPTGTVQRESTQQIKVKIKNTGITTRSFWVGLSFAQEYTEAESWPNGWYDIYPQKSKTLYPDEVQEIVFSFKIPLTWDKGQYYATTAIWDDFDETNFIMIGKSLSETNQFDIPFDRLTRHSDLIDKPDIGKLSFNLPFVENSLTLPNYFANLIYQVEQKPISELYNSGKKPLIYLSGGVQVNFLGTNVTEGLIMFIDVADMYGYTPEGKEGWTTIWVANQLKGASYTIKKSIDNKPVEFDWDAGVIFHDFDFTQRGIADFRDDKLEYGKFSVPGFTLTIFTNDRTDDKISWLKLSSGASMKRIINFDSSFTGADAINYLKKFEIKTSILINAFNPLSTTLPSSFKGYADYIFNYINEFKDNPEILRNYSTNDGYWEMQKGIAIGDLSMRFVEDLNSSMHLFKINIPKNAKNLTITASGGTGGRKIIWRCGAPFLDEQSGNFKKDGASDTDGNGNAICKIDNPQNDSYYIGLALSQNLNGYENVSLVANYETEESPATLQIMPDNTWDYGDVTIASNSDKTFLLQNTGSTDLSISDITISGTNSNQFKILSPTSTSFDIASQASIEINVRFSPTSSGSKTAQLEISNNSDNASPIKTVTISGTGKEVQTFAITTTVNPSEGGTATGDGNYELGKTCNLTAIPESGYVFLSWTENGTQVATNASYSFTVTSDRTLIANFEAKTFNISASSSPSNGGSVSGAGSYNYGGTANLTATAAEGYDFVDWTEDGTTVSTNANYVFTVTSDRTLIANFEAKTFNISASSSPSNGGGVSGAGSYNNGATANLIATAAEGYDFVDWTEDGTTVSTNASYSFTVTSDRTLIANFEAKTFNISASSSPSNGGSVSGAGSYNYGGTANLIATAAEGYDFVDWTEDGTTVSTNVNYSFTVTSDRTLVANFEAKTFNISASASPSNGGIVSGAGSYNNGGTANLTATAVEGYDFIDWTEDGTVVSTNANYSFTVTSDRTLVANFETKIFNISASASPDNGGSVTGAGSYNHGATATLTATAADGYGFINWTESGLEVSTNADYSFTVIESRTLIANFDNTVGVSDIDESIGIDVYPNPAEGELTIEFSTIPQKYAIEFYNSLGQRVLHKQSTSQIEVLDLEKFPGGIYYLKLYNKEFSQTERIVVR, encoded by the coding sequence ATGAAAAATATTTACTTATTATTTTTAATTGCATTGTTAAATGTGGGAACTGTAGAAGGTGCCGATTTTGAACAAACTTATGATGGCTCATATCATTCAGAAAATGAGGTTTCAACTGTAAGCCAGAAATATACTTTTAGGGTCAAGAATGTACCTAATGGATATTATCACAGAATATTTGTAAATGAAGTATACGATGAAGATCAGGGGTACAAAAAGGAAACTTTATACTCTAACCCAAGTTTTAGTGTGTATATATATAAGAATGAAGTTAAAAAAATTGAAATACAAATATTAGATGATAACTATAATTATATATCCTCTCACGAATGGTATTTCAAAGAACCACCTCCATCACTTTCGGTCACTAAAAATGTTAAAGATTTTGGAGATGTAACATTAGGTAGTAATCCTTCAACAAAAACATTCACTTTCTCAATTAATAATGATGGTGGGGGAACATTGACAGGGAAAATATCTACTAGCGCGAGCTGGCTTAGAGTGTCTTCTGAAACTTTTAGTTTAACAGCGACGCAAGGGAAGCAAATTACTGTAACTGCAACAACCACTGGTCTTGCTGTCGGTGACCATTCTTCAAAAATTTATATTACTTCTAATGGTAGCGATTATTCATGGACTGCTGCCACTGTAAATATTGTCAAAACAACTGGAGATTTGAAGATTCAAGTCAAGAATGCACGTGGAAATCTTCAAGCTAATGCAAAAGTTATCTTATTCGAAAATCTGTCAGATAGCTGGCATGAAATTAGCGATAAAAAATATACAAATTCATCTGGCGAGACATCTTATTGGGAACTACCGGCAGGAGCTTATAATGCAGAAGTTTATTATGATGGTGGAGGAGGTAATGAATTCTGGGTATCGGCATGGGATGACTCTGAAGGTGCGATTACATTAAATGCCGGAGATTCAAAAACCTATACGATGCAAAGGAACGAACCTTATGCATACGATTATAAGGTATTTGATGATACAGGAAACGAAATAACAGGCGAAGAAATTCCTGTGGGTACTACAATAACGCATCGAGTTTATATAACCAATACATCGTCAACAGATAGAGTAGTAATGGTTAAGATTTGTTCAAATAAGGATAAAAATACGGATTGGAATTATTCATCTAACGCTGTTGAAATAGCATCTAATTCTAATTTATCATTTGATCTGGAACAAACAATAGAAGAGGCGGTCACTTATTACCGCAAAGTTAAAGTTGAAACACTGGTTCATAGTTATACTCAAACCGATTGGTGGAATTGGGACACCTCTGTTACCGGAAAAGAAAAAGTTGCAGCGGATATAAGTATTGACCCAATTTCTTCAGTAACCCGAGGGGTTCAGTTTAAAGTAACATGTAATGTCACAAATAGTGGCTCATCTTCCCGGACATTTAACGTTGGTGCTGAAATTAAAGATGGAGAGACAAAATTGTATTCATTTGCAGCGAGGGAAACACCTACAATTGCTGCAGGACAAACAGAACAAGTACCATATTATTACACTATCCCTGATGATTGGGAACCAAAAGAATATACATTTAATGCAGCGGTTTGGGATGGTACTCCAGGAGCAGAGAGCCGTGAATGGTTAGCCGGGGATGATGAAACTTTTACCGTGAATAATCCTGATGCTGCCCAGATCATTGAATTCACGGTACCAACCGGAACAGTTCAAAGAGAATCAACTCAACAAATAAAGGTTAAAATTAAAAATACAGGCATAACCACACGCTCGTTTTGGGTTGGATTAAGTTTTGCCCAAGAATATACTGAGGCAGAAAGTTGGCCAAATGGATGGTATGATATTTATCCACAGAAATCTAAAACTTTATATCCTGATGAAGTCCAAGAAATAGTTTTTTCTTTTAAGATACCATTAACTTGGGATAAAGGCCAATATTATGCAACAACTGCAATTTGGGATGATTTTGATGAGACTAATTTTATTATGATAGGGAAATCTTTAAGTGAAACAAATCAATTTGATATTCCCTTTGATAGATTGACGCGGCATTCGGACCTAATCGACAAACCTGACATTGGAAAATTAAGCTTCAATCTTCCATTCGTTGAAAACTCCTTAACACTTCCTAACTATTTTGCTAACTTAATTTATCAAGTTGAACAAAAGCCAATAAGTGAATTATATAATTCAGGGAAGAAACCATTGATTTATTTATCAGGAGGGGTACAAGTTAACTTTTTAGGCACAAATGTTACAGAAGGATTAATAATGTTTATTGACGTTGCAGATATGTACGGGTATACACCTGAAGGCAAAGAAGGATGGACCACAATATGGGTAGCAAATCAACTTAAAGGTGCTTCTTATACAATTAAGAAATCTATTGATAATAAGCCTGTTGAATTTGACTGGGATGCAGGTGTAATTTTTCATGATTTTGATTTCACTCAAAGAGGTATCGCTGATTTTAGGGATGATAAATTGGAATATGGGAAGTTTTCTGTTCCCGGATTTACTCTTACTATCTTCACTAATGACAGAACCGATGATAAAATCAGCTGGTTAAAATTGAGTTCTGGGGCTAGTATGAAACGAATTATAAATTTTGATAGTTCTTTTACAGGTGCTGATGCAATAAATTATCTCAAAAAGTTTGAAATTAAAACAAGTATCTTAATTAATGCATTTAATCCTCTTTCAACTACTTTGCCATCCTCGTTTAAAGGTTATGCAGATTATATTTTTAACTACATTAATGAATTTAAAGACAATCCTGAAATATTAAGGAATTATTCTACTAATGATGGATATTGGGAAATGCAAAAGGGAATTGCAATAGGGGACTTGTCAATGAGGTTTGTTGAGGACTTGAACTCTTCAATGCATCTGTTCAAAATTAATATACCCAAAAATGCAAAAAACTTAACTATAACTGCAAGTGGAGGTACTGGTGGGCGCAAGATAATCTGGAGATGTGGAGCTCCGTTTTTGGATGAGCAAAGTGGAAATTTCAAAAAAGATGGTGCATCTGACACAGATGGCAATGGAAATGCAATATGCAAGATTGATAATCCCCAAAACGATTCATATTATATAGGACTTGCTCTGAGTCAAAATTTAAATGGATATGAGAATGTGTCGCTGGTTGCTAATTATGAAACTGAAGAAAGTCCTGCTACATTACAGATAATGCCTGATAACACCTGGGATTATGGAGATGTAACAATTGCTAGCAATAGCGATAAAACATTTCTTTTGCAAAACACAGGTTCTACTGATCTAAGTATTTCGGATATTACGATAAGTGGAACGAATAGTAACCAATTTAAAATATTATCTCCAACATCTACCAGTTTCGATATTGCCTCGCAGGCATCTATCGAAATTAATGTTCGTTTTTCTCCAACATCCTCTGGAAGCAAAACTGCCCAACTTGAAATTTCCAATAACTCAGATAATGCATCTCCGATCAAAACAGTCACTATTTCTGGAACAGGTAAAGAAGTGCAAACATTTGCCATAACAACAACTGTAAATCCTTCCGAAGGAGGGACTGCGACGGGAGATGGAAATTATGAACTTGGCAAAACATGTAATTTAACCGCTATTCCTGAGTCTGGATATGTTTTCCTGAGCTGGACAGAAAACGGAACACAAGTTGCGACAAATGCAAGTTACAGTTTTACTGTAACTTCAGACCGAACACTTATTGCAAACTTTGAGGCAAAAACATTTAACATTTCAGCAAGTTCAAGCCCAAGCAATGGCGGAAGTGTTAGTGGTGCTGGTAGTTACAATTATGGTGGAACTGCCAATCTTACTGCAACGGCAGCAGAAGGATACGACTTTGTAGACTGGACAGAAGACGGAACAACGGTTTCTACAAATGCAAATTACGTTTTTACTGTAACTTCAGACCGAACACTTATTGCAAACTTTGAGGCAAAAACATTTAACATTTCAGCAAGTTCAAGCCCAAGCAATGGCGGAGGTGTTAGTGGTGCTGGCAGTTACAATAATGGTGCAACAGCAAACCTGATTGCAACGGCAGCAGAAGGATACGACTTTGTAGACTGGACAGAAGACGGAACAACGGTTTCTACAAATGCAAGTTACAGTTTTACTGTAACTTCAGACCGAACACTTATTGCAAACTTTGAAGCAAAAACATTTAACATTTCAGCAAGTTCAAGCCCAAGCAATGGCGGAAGTGTTAGTGGTGCTGGTAGTTACAATTATGGTGGAACTGCCAATCTTATTGCAACGGCAGCAGAAGGATACGACTTTGTAGACTGGACAGAAGACGGAACAACGGTTTCTACAAATGTAAATTATAGTTTTACTGTAACTTCAGACCGAACACTTGTTGCAAACTTTGAAGCAAAAACATTTAACATCTCAGCAAGTGCAAGCCCAAGCAATGGCGGAATTGTTAGTGGTGCTGGTAGTTACAATAATGGTGGTACTGCCAATCTTACTGCAACGGCAGTAGAAGGATACGACTTTATAGACTGGACAGAAGACGGGACAGTGGTTTCTACAAATGCAAATTATAGTTTTACTGTAACTTCAGACCGAACACTTGTTGCAAACTTTGAGACAAAAATATTTAACATTTCAGCAAGTGCAAGCCCAGACAACGGAGGCAGTGTAACCGGAGCAGGTAGTTACAATCATGGTGCAACTGCAACTCTGACAGCAACGGCAGCAGATGGATATGGCTTTATAAACTGGACGGAAAGTGGGTTAGAGGTTTCAACAAATGCAGATTACAGTTTTACCGTAATTGAAAGTAGAACACTTATTGCAAATTTTGACAATACAGTTGGAGTGTCTGATATTGATGAGAGTATCGGTATTGACGTATATCCTAACCCTGCAGAAGGCGAATTAACGATTGAATTTTCAACAATACCCCAAAAATATGCAATAGAATTTTACAATAGCCTGGGACAGCGGGTATTACATAAGCAAAGCACAAGTCAAATTGAAGTGTTGGATTTAGAGAAGTTTCCCGGTGGTATTTATTACCTGAAATTGTATAATAAAGAATTCAGCCAAACGGAAAGAATCGTAGTTCGTTAG